Sequence from the Planctomycetota bacterium genome:
TCTGCTGGTTCTCGAGCGGCGCGGATGGGAGTCAGCGGCGCGGGCTTACGCGAAGGCCCTGATCGTGACCATGGGCGTGCTCGGAAGCGTCACGGGCGTGGGGCTCTGGTTTTCGATCCTCGGCATCGCCCCGCGGGCGACCGTGGAGCTGGTGCGGCTCTTTTTCTGGCCGCTCGTGGCCGAGTACGTGCTTTTCGTGGTCGAGATCGTGGCGATGGCGGTCGTGGTCTACGGCTGGAACCGGGTGCGGCGGACCCCGTGGGAGCTGGCCGCGGCCGGGGCCGCCTGGGGAAGCATGGCCATCATCAACGGGCTCCTCTCGTTCATGCTTTCGAGCGGACGCTGGCCGGAGACGCGGTCCCTGGCGGACGCTTTCTTCAACCCCACGTATTTTCCATCCCTGGCTCATCGGGCGCTGGCGTCCCTGGCCGTGACGGGCATCGCGGGACTCCTTTTCGCCTCGTTCCGCCCGGAAGGGGAGGAACGGACGCGCCTCACGCGCCTCTCGGCCCGATGGTTCGTTTATCCCACGCTCGCCCAGCTCGGCGTGGGGGCGTGGTACCTTTATGCGCTGCGGCCGGAGCAGCGCCAGTGGGTGATGGGCTACTCCATCACGCTTTCGATGATCTGGGCGGGGGCGATTGCGCTGGCGCTTCTCCTGTGCGTCTACGTGGCCTACCAGGGCCTGCGGCTGGGGCGGATGGGAACCGGGTCGGCGGGGCTTTCGGCGGTGATGCTTCTCGGGGTCGTGGGGATGATGGAGGCCACACGGGAGGCGGTGCGGCGGCCGTACCTCATCGACCGGCACATGTATTCGAACCAGATCCTCGCGGAGGAAGTCCCGCGGCTCAACCGCGAGGGGGTGCTGTCGCGGATCGGCCCCTACGATCCCGCGCGGAAAGGGGAATGGGTGTTCCGCCTCGAATGCCGATCATGCCACACGGAGCGGGGCTTCGTCGGCATCAAGTACTCGGTCAAGGGCCGCACGGTGGAGGAACTGGATCTTTTCCTGGAGAAGCAGATCGACCGGTGGCACCCGTTCATGCCGGTTTTCGTGGGGACGCCGGACGAGCGTCGCGCGCTGGCCGAGTACCTGGCGGGGCTGGCCTCGGAGGAGGGGGGACGGTGAGGGTGGCGCTGGCGGTGTTTTTCGCGGCGCACGCGGCGTCGTCGGCCCTGGCGCTGGGGCTTCCATTCGCGCTGGCGGCGCTGGGACGGAGGAACCCGGAGCGGGCGCGCGCCCTGGCGGCGGTGGCGCTCGTGAACCTTTCGGCGGCGGTGGTCCTGGGGGTGGCGGCGCTTCTTTTCGTCACGCGCGCCTGGCCCCGGGAGTTCGTGGGCCAGGCGGTGCGCCATTTTCCGCTGCTGATGGCGGTGGTGCCCCTCCTCAGCGTCTCCTTCGCGTCGCTCTACGCGTATCAGCTCCGCGGCTGGCGTCCGGGACCGGTCGCGGCGGGGCTGGCGGTTCTCGGAGTGGCCTGGATCTTCTCGCGCGTGGCGGCCTTTCCGGAGGGGACGGCCTCCGCGGCGGTCCGCCTGGGCGCGTTCGCGGCCGGAAGCGCGGCGACGACGGGGGTGGCGCTTCTGGTGATGTTCCGGGAAGGGCCGGAGGGGCGGTTCGGGGCGCGCGCGGCGCTGGCGGGACTCGCGCTTCAGGCGGGCTTCTGGGCGTCGGCGCTGCGCGGGGCGCCGGCGGCGGGTCCCGCGGTCTGGATCCCCTGGGCGGTGGCCGCCGGGGAAGCGGGAGTTCTGGCGGCCCTGGCGTGGCCGCGCGTTCGGGTGACGCGGTTCTCCGCGGGCGCGGCGGCGGCGGGCCTCTTTTTCGTCTATCTTTCCATGGCCGCGCTGCGCGAGGCGGCGCGGGGGTGAGCATGGTGACGCCGGCGCGGTTCAACGGCATCGTTCTTGTGCTCTGCGCGATGGCGCTGGCCTCGCCGCTCGTGGAGCCGGTGCCGGGGAACCTCACGCTTCCCTTCTGGCTCTCGCGCGCGGCGGGCGTGTCGGTCGCGCTGGCGGCGCTCGTCTGGCCCCGCGTTCAGCGGGCGGCGCTGGTCGGCGTGGCCGTTCTCCTCGTTTTCGCCCCGGCGGCGCTTCAGATCTGGATGCGGGCGTGGACCGGACCGGCCACGTGGTGCCACGACTCCGTCGTGCAGTTCGAAGAGGCGATCCGGATGGTGCGGGAGGGAAAGAACCCGTACGCCGAGGACTTCACGGACACGGCGCTTCCGCGCTGGCGGGACTGGAAGGAGAATCCGGCGGTTCACCACTTCGTGTATCCGCCGTTTCTTCTGGAGCTCTCGCTGCCCGTCGAGGCCGCCTCCCGGGCCCTGGTGCCGTCGCCGCGGGAAAGAGCCTCGATCGCGCCGGGC
This genomic interval carries:
- a CDS encoding cytochrome c, coding for MDYPQVDVPFLGGGLLIALVATLHVFVANFIVGGSVFLLVLERRGWESAARAYAKALIVTMGVLGSVTGVGLWFSILGIAPRATVELVRLFFWPLVAEYVLFVVEIVAMAVVVYGWNRVRRTPWELAAAGAAWGSMAIINGLLSFMLSSGRWPETRSLADAFFNPTYFPSLAHRALASLAVTGIAGLLFASFRPEGEERTRLTRLSARWFVYPTLAQLGVGAWYLYALRPEQRQWVMGYSITLSMIWAGAIALALLLCVYVAYQGLRLGRMGTGSAGLSAVMLLGVVGMMEATREAVRRPYLIDRHMYSNQILAEEVPRLNREGVLSRIGPYDPARKGEWVFRLECRSCHTERGFVGIKYSVKGRTVEELDLFLEKQIDRWHPFMPVFVGTPDERRALAEYLAGLASEEGGR